Proteins encoded within one genomic window of Setaria italica strain Yugu1 chromosome IV, Setaria_italica_v2.0, whole genome shotgun sequence:
- the LOC101770018 gene encoding leucine-rich repeat extensin-like protein 3, which produces MSIHGLVLEVRVTGCRKLRDTEFFTRQDPYVVLEYATTKHRTRTCTDGGRNPTFDEKFHIPLIEGLRELNVVVWNSNTLTHDDFIGSGRVYLHKVLTNGYDDSSWSLQTRHMRSAGEVKLIMHVDVSAMKNKMGRNIAASSTHSVPPPSMPAPALASAVPYTGVPPSYPPASAYPAPSAYPAYPTPSQSPYTTTEYPPPPQQAYPPSPAGYPPPSYPPQPYGEPYLPQPYGQPYPPPPAAQSPYPPAPYPGTYPPRPY; this is translated from the exons ATGTCAATCCATGGGCTGGTCCTGGAAGTCAGAG TCACCGGGTGCCGGAAGCTGCGGGACACGGAGTTCTTCACCCGCCAGGACCCCTACGTCGTGCTCGAGTACGCCACCACCAAGCACCGCACCCGCACCTGCACCG ATGGTGGAAGAAACCCAACTTTCGATGAGAAGTTTCATATACCCCTCATTGAAGGGCTCCGCGAATTGAATGTTGTTGTTTGGAACAGCAACACATTAACCCATGATGACTTCATCGGCAGTGGCAG AGTATATCTGCACAAGGTGCTCACAAATGGCTATGATGACTCCTCATGGTCGCTTCAGACACGCCACATGAG ATCTGCTGGGGAAGTGAAGCTCATTATGCATGTTGATGTCTCGGCGATG AAGAACAAGATGGGTAGAAATATCGCTGCATCAAGTACACATTCTGTTCCTCCACCTTCAATGCCAGCCCCAGCACTAGCATCAGCAGTTCCATACACTGGGGTTCCACCTTCATATCCACCTGCTTCAGCATATCCTGCCCCATCTGCATACCCTGCTTACCCAACTCCTAGCCAATCACCATATACCACTACAGAATATCCACCACCTCCGCAGCAAGCATACCCACCCTCACCGGCAGGATACCCTCCTCCATCATATCCACCGCAACCATACGGGGAACCATACCTGCCACAACCATATGGGCAACCATACCCACCCCCGCCAGCGGCACAGTCTCCGTATCCACCTG CGCCTTACCCTGGTACCTATCCACCAAGACCTTATTGA